A single Sphingomonas sp. IW22 DNA region contains:
- a CDS encoding ROK family protein: MSRVEPAGRLAGVELGGTKCLVTLGSGPDRIDEQLMVSTTTPDATLSAIADILSRWTYDALGIAAFGPIGVDPARGDYGVVLATNKPGWPGAPVLEQLSAVRLVPVAVDTDVNGAALAEMRWGCAKGLDDFAYVTVGTGVGVGLVVRGRTTGGIGHSEIGHLRIPRPAGDNFESVCRYHPDCVEGLASGTALRGRLNGRAVEDVGPDDPLWTPIVEALAAMCHAIVVTTGPRRIAIGGGVAVRQPHLLPRIDTALRASLAGYMPLPPVPYIVAPALGAMAGPLGSIAVAATALSRVPA, encoded by the coding sequence ATGAGCCGGGTTGAGCCCGCAGGCCGATTGGCGGGGGTTGAGCTGGGCGGCACCAAATGCCTGGTCACGCTAGGCAGCGGTCCCGACCGCATTGACGAACAGCTTATGGTGTCGACCACCACGCCCGACGCCACGCTGTCGGCGATCGCCGATATTCTGAGCCGCTGGACCTATGATGCGCTTGGCATCGCCGCATTCGGGCCGATCGGTGTCGATCCGGCGCGCGGCGATTACGGTGTGGTGCTGGCCACGAACAAGCCCGGCTGGCCGGGCGCGCCGGTGCTTGAGCAGCTGAGCGCGGTGCGGCTGGTCCCGGTTGCGGTCGACACCGACGTCAACGGTGCTGCACTGGCTGAAATGCGTTGGGGCTGTGCCAAGGGGCTGGACGACTTCGCCTATGTGACCGTTGGGACGGGTGTCGGCGTGGGGCTGGTGGTGCGGGGTCGCACGACCGGCGGCATCGGGCACAGCGAGATCGGCCATCTGCGCATTCCGCGACCGGCCGGGGACAATTTCGAAAGCGTCTGCCGCTATCACCCCGACTGCGTAGAGGGGCTGGCATCGGGCACTGCCCTGCGCGGGCGGCTGAACGGGCGTGCGGTTGAGGATGTCGGGCCGGACGATCCGCTATGGACCCCGATTGTCGAGGCGCTGGCCGCCATGTGCCATGCGATCGTTGTCACCACCGGGCCGCGTCGCATCGCCATTGGCGGCGGCGTGGCCGTGCGTCAGCCGCATCTGCTGCCCCGGATCGACACGGCGCTGCGGGCGAGCCTGGCGGGTTACATGCCGCTGCCCCCTGTGCCCTACATCGTGGCGCCCGCATTGGGAGCGATGGCGGGTCCGCTCGGCTCGATCGCGGTGGCCGCGACCGCGCTGTCGCGCGTTCCCGCCTGA
- a CDS encoding ROK family transcriptional regulator, whose amino-acid sequence MPGAADEAEASLAFASDASDGSGVLNDGTPIARPRLSGTNLVRAADHNQRVTLHAIRVGGSLTRVELARITGLTGPAIANITRRLLQDGMIEEAGQRRGGRGQPPTKLVVRHDACNSIGVNVDRDHVSIVLVDFSGRTLASVSEDVEYALPDQVRTLYRRSIKKLLRKANVEPAKLIGIGVAIPDDLGSVDLPGRPDAYSEWNSVDVAGLFGDPFALPVFVENDAAAAAIGEMQFGLGQQNHSFFYILMSSGLGGGFVVDGNYVRGANGRSGELGFMHASGDMGSGEPIQRWVSLSGLAAHLAADGHPLSAALADDPEPAVADSLERWTTHAATLLATPIEAINCLIDPGLILLGGRLPAALLDRLADRINARMAASRDGSPAVAPVVRAQLAKDAPAVGAAILPFGHFLLPTPGALWKAGPVDAQAFQST is encoded by the coding sequence GTGCCGGGAGCAGCCGATGAAGCCGAAGCCAGTCTTGCGTTCGCGTCCGACGCCAGCGACGGGAGTGGCGTGTTGAACGACGGTACGCCCATCGCCCGCCCCCGCCTGTCGGGCACCAATCTGGTTCGTGCGGCGGATCATAACCAGCGGGTCACCCTGCACGCCATTCGCGTGGGCGGATCGCTGACCCGCGTGGAGCTGGCGCGCATCACCGGCCTGACGGGCCCGGCCATCGCCAACATCACGCGCCGCCTGCTTCAGGACGGCATGATTGAGGAAGCGGGCCAGCGGCGCGGCGGCCGGGGCCAGCCCCCCACCAAGCTGGTGGTTCGGCACGACGCCTGCAACTCGATTGGCGTTAATGTCGACCGCGACCATGTCAGCATCGTGCTGGTCGATTTTTCCGGTCGAACGCTGGCCAGCGTGTCGGAAGATGTCGAATATGCCCTGCCCGATCAGGTGCGGACGCTGTATCGCCGCTCGATCAAGAAGCTGTTGCGCAAGGCGAATGTAGAGCCGGCCAAGCTGATCGGGATCGGCGTGGCCATTCCCGACGATCTCGGCTCGGTCGACCTGCCCGGCAGGCCTGATGCCTATTCCGAATGGAACAGCGTCGATGTTGCGGGACTGTTCGGCGATCCGTTCGCCCTGCCCGTCTTTGTCGAGAACGACGCCGCCGCCGCCGCCATCGGCGAGATGCAGTTCGGCCTGGGGCAGCAGAATCACAGCTTTTTCTATATTCTGATGTCTTCGGGTCTGGGCGGCGGCTTTGTCGTCGACGGCAATTACGTGCGCGGTGCCAATGGGCGAAGCGGCGAACTGGGCTTCATGCATGCATCCGGCGACATGGGGTCTGGGGAGCCAATTCAGCGGTGGGTGTCGCTGTCGGGACTGGCCGCGCATCTGGCGGCGGACGGCCACCCGCTATCGGCCGCGCTGGCGGACGATCCCGAACCGGCCGTTGCCGACTCGCTTGAACGCTGGACCACCCACGCCGCGACATTGCTCGCCACTCCGATCGAGGCGATCAACTGCCTGATCGACCCCGGCCTGATCCTGCTGGGCGGGCGCCTGCCGGCCGCCCTGCTCGATCGACTTGCGGATCGCATCAACGCGCGCATGGCCGCTTCGCGTGACGGATCGCCCGCGGTCGCCCCGGTCGTGCGTGCGCAACTCGCCAAGGATGCGCCCGCTGTCGGCGCGGCGATTCTACCGTTCGGCCACTTCCTGCTTCCGACGCCTGGTGCGCTTTGGAAGGCTGGCCCCGTCGACGCGCAGGCATTCCAAAGCACCTGA
- a CDS encoding TonB-dependent receptor: MTGFMRGRTRPGLRNYTLRLLMTAGACVGTAGTSLAQTVDTPPPANVPAAQDPTAGDIVVTGYRRSIEESLTQKREANAFVDVITAEDVGKFPDKNVADALQRVPGVIITRDGGEGSRVSIRGLQPGLTLTLLNGNFLAGADSGDPQRSFNYVLLPSNFIASTEVYKSPEARLEEGGVGGTIILNTRRPFDVPSGSGFISVEGTYAETTEKFEPQIGAQYSWKNADETLGVLVGGVYQQRSNRELRGTTETWRWWSDRDPATGEVLTPATDVNGNPFENDDAISYWPGGGNSTQGGTRYSGYWAPQSVNAEVFDQKRDRYGIQATVQARPFDNVTVTSNFFRFEYSSDFTSNVLKIPEWGYGNFFSDAKLDPSGTIFQSARFEVPAAGTGCLTSTPPCTMETPQIAGTFSREKQVSNTFETEVAYEGDRFTAIAKFGKTRATGGPSIRFGVAAKPRLTVTGQEANGNFVSEWDLSGSRPNFTFSPELQDNIRNGIAQIDIGSTGGGFTNSELSQRYAQLDLTQRFDSFLTSIQAGVKWRDLDIQRETARYEWYADPATKQRFQDTPDGAVARPEYFYDQPIGNIAGGFNANIFPGINFDNYIGYLNDTYGPAVLVPEPENLYNVGERVWSGYVQANFESGGLRGNLGLRVANTRQSGVTSDRLEYLDDYCVDGPAGPFDPNRPIGSDGNCQVIPLEQRRRLINVQLDESKTYTDWLPSLNVSYEITPNLLMRGAAAKVISRPAFSDLGGARSLTYRSAEYAFDRNQFGEFEGWSGSGGNSQLNPFSAWQYDLGIEWYFQRGSVLGATLFRKDVSDFVVPLVLDVTREVAGEQVLIQPYSTIANGSDAVSQGVELYAQHTLPFGLGAQVNFTYNDTSVAQVTLDGEDVGSSALVGSAKTQLNGSVFYENDRMLLRASYNRRGEVVGGLASGLNVYTAPYEQVDINASYELFEGVLLTASVINLTKSEERQYLGNDTEDRFVRSNYFGRRAYVGLSYNF; this comes from the coding sequence ATGACGGGATTCATGCGCGGCCGCACGCGGCCGGGACTTCGCAACTACACGCTTCGCCTGCTGATGACGGCGGGTGCCTGTGTCGGTACTGCCGGCACGTCGCTGGCCCAGACGGTCGACACCCCGCCGCCAGCCAATGTGCCCGCGGCTCAGGATCCCACCGCCGGCGATATCGTCGTCACTGGCTATCGCCGCTCGATCGAGGAAAGCCTGACGCAAAAGCGGGAGGCTAACGCCTTTGTCGACGTGATCACGGCCGAGGATGTCGGCAAATTCCCCGACAAGAACGTGGCCGACGCGCTTCAGCGCGTGCCCGGCGTGATCATCACCCGCGACGGTGGCGAAGGTAGCCGCGTCAGCATTCGCGGCCTTCAGCCCGGCCTGACGCTGACATTGCTCAACGGCAATTTCCTGGCTGGCGCCGATTCGGGCGATCCCCAGCGTTCGTTCAACTATGTCCTGCTGCCGTCGAACTTCATCGCCTCGACCGAAGTCTACAAGTCGCCCGAAGCGCGGCTGGAGGAAGGCGGCGTCGGCGGCACGATCATCCTGAATACCCGCCGCCCCTTCGATGTACCGTCGGGTTCGGGCTTCATCTCGGTCGAGGGCACCTATGCCGAAACGACCGAAAAGTTCGAGCCGCAGATCGGCGCGCAATATTCCTGGAAGAATGCCGACGAAACGCTCGGCGTCCTTGTCGGCGGCGTCTATCAGCAACGCTCGAACCGCGAACTGCGCGGCACGACCGAAACTTGGCGCTGGTGGAGCGATCGTGACCCGGCAACGGGTGAAGTGCTGACGCCTGCAACCGACGTGAACGGCAATCCGTTCGAAAATGACGACGCCATTTCCTATTGGCCCGGCGGCGGCAATTCGACGCAGGGGGGCACGCGCTATTCGGGCTATTGGGCGCCGCAGTCGGTCAATGCCGAGGTGTTCGACCAGAAGCGCGACCGTTACGGCATCCAGGCGACGGTTCAGGCGCGTCCGTTCGACAATGTGACCGTCACGTCGAACTTCTTCCGCTTCGAATATAGCAGCGACTTTACCAGCAACGTGCTGAAAATCCCCGAATGGGGCTATGGCAATTTTTTCAGCGACGCGAAGCTGGACCCCAGCGGCACGATCTTCCAGTCGGCGCGGTTCGAAGTGCCGGCGGCAGGCACCGGGTGCCTGACCAGCACGCCGCCCTGCACGATGGAAACGCCGCAGATCGCCGGCACTTTCAGCCGCGAAAAGCAGGTGTCGAACACCTTCGAGACCGAGGTCGCGTATGAAGGCGACCGGTTCACCGCGATTGCCAAGTTCGGCAAGACGCGCGCGACCGGCGGCCCGTCGATCCGTTTTGGCGTTGCCGCAAAGCCGCGCCTGACCGTCACCGGACAGGAAGCGAACGGCAATTTCGTTAGCGAATGGGACCTGTCGGGCAGCCGCCCGAACTTCACCTTCTCTCCTGAGCTGCAAGACAATATCAGGAACGGCATTGCCCAGATCGACATCGGCTCGACCGGCGGCGGCTTTACCAACAGCGAATTGTCGCAGCGTTATGCCCAGCTGGACCTGACCCAGCGTTTCGACAGCTTCCTGACATCGATCCAGGCGGGCGTGAAGTGGCGCGATCTGGACATCCAGCGCGAAACGGCGCGTTATGAATGGTATGCCGATCCTGCGACCAAACAGCGATTTCAGGACACGCCCGACGGCGCCGTGGCACGGCCGGAATATTTCTATGACCAGCCGATCGGAAACATCGCCGGTGGCTTTAACGCCAACATCTTCCCCGGCATCAATTTCGACAATTATATCGGTTATCTGAACGACACCTATGGTCCAGCGGTGCTCGTCCCCGAACCCGAAAATCTGTACAATGTCGGGGAGCGGGTCTGGTCCGGCTATGTCCAGGCCAATTTTGAAAGCGGCGGACTGCGCGGCAATCTCGGTCTGCGTGTCGCCAATACACGTCAGTCGGGTGTGACCTCGGACCGGCTGGAATATCTGGACGATTATTGCGTCGACGGCCCCGCCGGTCCGTTCGATCCCAATCGTCCGATCGGATCGGACGGCAATTGCCAGGTCATCCCGCTCGAGCAGCGCCGCCGTCTGATCAACGTCCAGCTGGACGAGTCCAAGACCTATACCGACTGGCTGCCCAGCCTGAACGTCTCATACGAAATCACGCCCAACCTGCTCATGCGCGGCGCGGCGGCAAAGGTGATTTCGCGCCCGGCATTCAGCGATCTGGGCGGCGCGCGTTCGCTGACCTATCGTTCGGCCGAATATGCGTTCGACCGCAACCAGTTCGGCGAGTTCGAAGGCTGGTCGGGCAGCGGTGGCAATTCACAGCTCAACCCGTTCTCCGCATGGCAGTACGATCTTGGCATCGAATGGTATTTCCAGCGCGGATCAGTGCTGGGCGCGACGTTGTTCCGCAAGGACGTGTCGGACTTCGTCGTGCCGCTGGTGCTGGACGTGACGCGTGAAGTCGCCGGGGAACAGGTGCTGATCCAGCCCTATTCCACGATCGCCAACGGGTCCGACGCGGTGTCGCAGGGTGTCGAGCTTTATGCCCAGCACACCCTGCCCTTCGGCCTCGGCGCACAGGTCAACTTCACCTATAACGACACCTCGGTCGCGCAGGTGACGCTGGATGGTGAGGATGTCGGCTCGTCGGCACTGGTCGGCAGCGCCAAGACGCAGCTCAACGGTTCGGTCTTCTATGAAAACGACCGGATGCTGCTGCGTGCATCCTATAACCGCCGCGGTGAAGTGGTCGGCGGGCTCGCATCGGGCCTGAACGTCTATACCGCCCCTTATGAACAGGTGGACATCAATGCGTCCTATGAACTGTTCGAAGGCGTGCTGCTGACGGCATCGGTCATCAACCTGACCAAGTCGGAAGAGCGGCAATATCTGGGCAACGACACCGAAGACCGGTTCGTGCGCAGCAATTATTTCGGTCGCCGGGCCTATGTCGGCCTGTCGTACAACTTCTAA
- a CDS encoding glycoside hydrolase family 43 protein, with protein sequence MTGRLRIGIIAAAAVLTAGIGYAANPIVKGWYADPEIHVFEGRYWIYPTYSDHDGAPRAPSRFTPAQEQARKQRMVRPSYGFQTFFDAFSSPDMVNWTRHERVLDVENIDWAAYAIWAPSAIHANGRYYLFFSANDIQSDKELGGIGLAVADRPEGPFRDALGKPLIGTFHNGAQPIDPFAFRDRDGQVYLFYGGWGHCNVVRLSADLRSIVPHPDGSMFKEITPPGYVEGSFMIERKGVYYLMWSEGGWTGPDYSVAYAMGSSPTGPFKPMGKILAQDMRIARGAGHHSVVNVPGTDEWYIAYHRRPLNETRGERRQLAIDRMTFNADGTIQPVRLTNKGVGPRPLPGATAQR encoded by the coding sequence ATGACGGGAAGGCTACGGATCGGCATCATCGCGGCGGCGGCGGTGCTGACGGCGGGCATCGGCTATGCCGCGAACCCCATCGTGAAGGGCTGGTATGCCGACCCCGAGATCCATGTGTTCGAGGGGCGTTACTGGATCTACCCGACCTATTCCGACCATGACGGGGCGCCGCGCGCGCCGTCGCGCTTCACCCCGGCGCAGGAACAGGCACGCAAGCAGCGGATGGTGCGGCCATCCTATGGCTTCCAGACCTTTTTCGACGCCTTCTCCTCGCCCGACATGGTGAATTGGACCCGGCATGAGCGCGTGCTGGATGTCGAGAATATCGACTGGGCCGCCTATGCCATCTGGGCGCCATCGGCGATTCACGCCAATGGCCGCTATTACCTGTTCTTCAGCGCCAACGACATTCAGAGCGACAAGGAACTGGGCGGTATCGGGCTGGCCGTCGCCGACCGGCCGGAAGGGCCGTTTCGCGATGCGCTGGGCAAGCCGCTGATCGGCACGTTCCACAATGGCGCCCAGCCGATCGACCCCTTCGCCTTCCGCGATCGCGATGGGCAGGTCTATCTTTTCTATGGCGGTTGGGGCCATTGCAACGTCGTCCGGCTGAGCGCGGACCTGCGCTCCATCGTGCCGCATCCCGACGGTTCGATGTTCAAGGAAATCACGCCCCCCGGCTATGTCGAGGGTTCGTTCATGATCGAACGCAAGGGCGTCTATTATCTGATGTGGTCCGAAGGCGGCTGGACCGGCCCCGACTACAGCGTCGCCTATGCCATGGGCTCAAGCCCGACCGGACCGTTCAAACCGATGGGCAAGATCCTGGCGCAGGACATGCGGATCGCGCGCGGAGCGGGCCATCATTCGGTGGTCAACGTGCCGGGCACCGACGAATGGTACATCGCCTATCACCGCCGCCCACTGAACGAAACGCGCGGAGAGCGGCGACAGCTTGCGATCGACCGCATGACCTTCAATGCCGACGGCACGATCCAGCCGGTGCGGCTGACCAACAAGGGTGTCGGCCCGCGCCCGTTGCCGGGTGCCACAGCACAGCGCTGA